A window of Halovivax gelatinilyticus genomic DNA:
GACCGTCCGCGTCCGACGAGCGATCGACTGGCCGTCACTCGCGGGACGAATGGACGAGTGACAAACCGACGGGTGACGAGACGGTCGTCGTGAGCGCGCCAGGGACTCGTTGAGCCGATCGCACCGGCTAGCCGAGATCGCGAGCGGGCGGATAGGGTCCGTTGAAGGTGAGCAGGGAGCGCTATCCAACCGGAGGCCTCGCGTCGGACCGCCACCACTTATGACACGTCCTTCCGTGAGGTTGTCTATGATCGAGCCGACTGTTCACACGAGTACCGACCCCCACTCGAGACGGAGGCACCGATGAGCGATCTGGTCGCGTTCGGGGAAACGATGCTTCGACTGTCCCCGCCGGGCCACCAGCGGCTGGAATCGGCCTCGTCGCTCGAACTCCACGTCGGCGGTTCCGAGAGCAACGTCGCGGTCGCGGCGGATCGCCTCGGCGCCGTCGCGACCTGGATGTCGAAGCTGCCGCGAAACCCGCTGGGTCGTCGCATCGTCGGCGAGCTCCACCAGTGCGGTATCGAGACCGACGTCGCCTGGAGTCGAACCGGCCGCGTCGGCACTTACTACGTCGAAACTGCCGGCGAACCGCGTGGATCGAACGTCGTCTACGACCGCGACTCGAGCGCGATTACGACCGCGACCCCCGAGGAACTCAATCTGGATCGGATCCGGGACGCCCGACTCTTTTTCACCTCGGGCATCACGCCGGCGCTCTCGCCGACGCTGCGCGAGACGACGATGAAACTGCTCCAGACCGCCCGGTCGGCCGGAACGACGACCGCGCTCGACTTGAACTACCGGGAGAAACTCTGGTCGCCGAAAGAAGCCCAGGACGTACTGACGAACCTCTTTCCGGGCATCGACGTGCTGATAATCGCCGCGCGGGACGCGAAAGCCGTGCTCGGATTCGAGGGAGATCACCGCCAGCTCGCACACAAGCTCGGCTCGCAGTTCGACTTCACGACCGTCGTCGTCACCCGGGGCAGTCAGGGGGCACTCGCCTGGCACGACAGCGTCGTCCACGACCAGGACGCGTTCGAGACGGAGACGACCGAACCGATCGGAGCCGGCGACGCCTTCTCGGGGGCGTTTCTCGCCCGGCGACTCGCCGGCGACGACGTCCAGCGGGCGCTCGAATACGCCGCCGCGACCGCCGCACTCAAGCGAACGATTCCGGGCGACGTCGCGCGGGTGACGATGGAGGAAGTCGAACGCGTCGTCGCCGAGAACGGAACGGGCGGTATCACGCGGTAAGGCAGACAGGATCGACCGCAGATCTCGGCCTCCTCGTCGTCCACCGCACTCTCGGACGGCAACTGCGCCGTCCGGGTCGACGCAGACCGACGTTTTGATGGATTTGCCAGAAGGGGTTTTTCACTCCCCCAGGGACTCCCGAGTGCAATGAGCAGAACAGTAGCCGCCGTAACCGCTGCCCTCCTGGTGACGAGCCTGTTCGCGCTGGCCGTCCCGGGTGGTGCGCTGTCGAGTCAGGCATCGACCTCCAACGAAACCTACGCGGGCACCCACGTCGACTTCGGCGTCGAGGGTGACGCACTCGTCGACTTCGCCGTCGACAACGCGACGACGTTCAGCGACGTGAGCGTCCAGTCCGAATCCGACGCCGGAGCTGGCGTCGGGCTCGGTGCGGTCGTCGACATCGACGGGGCCGCACTCTCGCTCTCCGCTCAGACGGAGACGAGCGCGACCGTCGTCGCCGACAGCGGTGCGGAGATCAACGCCCACGACACCGACCGCGGCCAGCTCGTCGTCAGCGCGGGCGGCGAGAGCCAGCTCGTCGAAGCGACGCTCGGAAGCGACGCGTCGGCCGAAGTCGACGGTGAAACCGTCGTCGTAACGAGCGGCGAGCGCGAGGGAGCGTTCCTCGTAGTCGGCGACGGCGAGGTCACCGTCAACGACGAGGGAGACGTAGCCGCAGAACTCGCGGGCGACGCGGAACTGGTCTTCCGATCGTACGCCGAGGGCGAGCGCGACGAGGAGGCCATCGCCGAGGAGTCGTTGATCGCCGCGGGCGACGCGACGGTCGACCTCCACGTCGAACAGCGCGGCGACGAGGTCGTCTCCGAAGCCGTCACGTACGGACAGGAGACCTCGGCCGACGCTCGCGCCGAGGCCGAACAGCGCGTCGAACTGACGATCGATCGGACGGAAAGCGAGGGAACGATCGTCCTCACGACCGTCTCCGAGGCGGCCGTCGGATCGATCGAGGACCTCGGCGTCGCCATCGACGGCGAAGCCGCCGTCGAGGCGAGTTCACAGTCGGATCTCGAAGCCGGTGCGGCCGGCGAGGAACCCCGGTACATGATCACCTCGCACAACGAGGCGGAGGGCGAGGCGACGGTCGCGATCGCCGTCGATCACTTCTCCGAGCGAACGGTGACGATGTCGAGCGATGAATCGACCGACGATTCGTCGGGCGTCGGCGTCGGTGACGACGCCCTCCCCGGGTTCGGCGCGCTCGGGGCGCTAATCGCCTCGCTCGCCGCCGTCATCGTGCGCCTCCGATAAACCGAATTCGTTTTTCCGCCGTCACTGGTCCGGCTCCGTCTCGCTTACCCGCTCGGTGGATCCTACACCGCCGTCGATCGATCGACGAGTTCGACGTCGGAAAACTCGAAGCGAGCGCCGCCCGCCGACCCCTCCGTCACGCGAACCGACCAGCCGTGGGCCTCGGCGATCCGATCGACGATCGCGAGTCCGTAGCCCGTTCCCCCGTTTCCGGAGACGCCCATCTCCATGATCGATTCCGCCGTTTCGTCCGGGATACCGACACCGTCGTCTTCGACGTAAAACCCGTCCTCGAACGTTCCGACGCGGATGGTGACCGACCGCTCGTGGCTATCGTCCGATCCCGTCGAACCGTGTTCGACGGCGTCCTCGCGAACTTGTGAGTGAGGGCTCGTTGAGCCGTGCTCAACGGCGTTCCGAAAGAGATTCTCGAAGACGTGCGCGAGCCTGTCGCCGTCGGCTCGAACGTGGGCATCGGCGGCGACCGTCAACCGAGCCGATTCGGTCGGAACCGTCCGCCAGCAGTCGGTCGCGACGGCCTCGAGCGAAAGAAACCGGCGCTCGTCGATGAGTTCGCCATCGGCGGCGAGCGTCCGGGTGTCGTCGATGATCGTCGCCATCCGGTCTGTGGCCGCAATCGCGTCGTGGAGGTGGGACGACGAGCACTCTTCGTCTATGAGGTCGAGGCTGCCACGAACGACGTTCAACGGGTTTCGCAGGTCGTGTGAGAGGATCCGAGAGAGCTCGTCGAGGCGCTCGTTCTGCCGGTGGAGACGCCCCTCGCGTTCGATCCGGGAGAGCGCGCTCGCGGTGTGACTCGCGAGCAGTTCGCCGAGTTCGAGGTCCGTCTCGGTGAACGCGTTCGACTCCTCGTCGACGGCCTGAAAGACGCCGTGGTCGCCGATCGGAATGCTGATCGCCGAGCGGAACGGTCCTTGCGGGTCCGCCTCGGGGTAGTCCTCGACGTCGTCGATCACCATGGACTCGCCGGTCCGGTAGGTTTTTCCGGCGATTCCCTCGTCGATCGACATGGTCGTGACTTCGGCTTCGTGGATCTCCTCGGAGAGCGCCGCCTTGTGCAAGTAGCCGTCCGCTTCGAGGTCGATGATGCTGAGGTCGAAGTTGAGCAACTGCTCGCTCGCTTCGATGGCCCGCTCGCAGATGGCCTCGGTCGACTCGAGGGAATCGAGATCGACGGCGACCGCGTTGAGCGCCGCCAGCGCCCGTTCCCGTCGCTTTCGTTCGGTGATGTCCCGGGAGAATCCCACGATCGCCTCGACGGAGCCGGTGACGTCGATGACGGGTTCGGCGTTGACCCAGACCCACCGGCTGAATCCGTCGGCCTCGTTGACCCGATACTCGATCGAGACGGATTCGCCGGCCGAGAGACGTTTCATCGCTCGTTTCGTTTGTTCTCGATCGTCTGGATGTATCGCCGAGAGAAACAGCCGCGGTTCGGCGCGCAATGCGTCGGCGTCGATCCCGAAAATCGGTTCGACCGCGGCATTGACGAAGCGAACCTCCTCCCAGTCTGCGTCGAACATCCAGAGCACGTCGTTCGACTGATCGACGAGTTTCCGAAGCGGCCGATCCATCGACCGACCGGTTCGCGTTCGGTCGGCGAGCGCCGCGATTCGATCGGCCAGGTGCGAAAGTTGGTCGACGTCACCTTTCCGAACGAACTCGAGGCGGTGCCAGTGGCGTGCGTCGATAGAAACGGCGCGAGGGTGCTCGCTCGAAAATAGTACGAACGGGTGTTCGAGCCCGCGATCACGGACCGAGCGAAGAAACGAGAGTCCGTCGGTCGCCGCCAGTTCGTAATCGCTGACGATGCAATCGATCGCTTGCGGTTCGGTTTCGAGTGCGTCGATCGCGTCGGCGACGCTCGTCGCCGAGACGACCTCGAACCGATCGGCGTCCCGTTCGAGATAGTTCGCAGTCAGGTCCAGAATCGAGTGATCGTCGTCGACGTGTAGGACCCGATATGGCGACTGCATGGCCACTCTGTAGTTACGACACCTGAATAACTATTTCGGGCGAGACGTTCGGCGAGAATCGGAATAATCTTCGATTAACCGGTTACGCAGCCGAGGTCTCAACCATCGAAGTCGGTCGATTCGACCCAAAGTCTATCGGCCGTGCGCAAAAAGTGGTAGCATGACACACATCGCGATCGTCGGCGCCTACGGAAGTGCTGGCGTGGCCGTCGCGGACGAACTCGTCGAACGAGCCCCCGACGCGATACGGCTCACGTTGATCGACGACGGCGACCCCGGTGGTGGATTGTGCATCCTTCGGGGCTGCATGCCCTCGAAGGACGTACTCTCCGCAGCCCAGCACCGATATCAGGTTCGCCACGACGACCGGCTCTCGGGGGCGCCGGCGGTCGATTCCGAACGCGTCGTCGCCAGAAAAGACGAGCACGTCGCGGGGTTCGCCACCCACCGACGAACGCACGTCCACGAACTCGCCGAACGCGAGAATGTGACGTTTCACCGCGCGACGGCGCGGTTCGTGGGCGACCGTGAGCTCCGAATCGACCCGACCGATCCGTCCACGCCGGAAGAGACGATCGAGCCCGACTACGTCGTGATCGCGACCGGCTCGACCGTCGCGGTTCCCGACCTTCCGGGTATCGAGGACGTCCCGTTCGACACGAGCGCCGACGTCCTCGACGCCACCGAGTTCCCCGATTCGGGGATCGTGATGGGCTTCGGGTACGTCGGACTCGAACTCGCGCCGTACCTCGCCGAGACGGGCGTCGATCTCACCGTCATCGAACACGACGACCGGCCCCTGGACGAGTTTCCCGCCGCCTACGGCGAGACGCTGCTCGATCTCTACCGCGACGACTTCGGCATCGACGTCCTGACGAACGCGGTCGAACGCCGCCTCGAACGGACCGACGACGGCGGAGTCAGACTCGTCGTCGACCGTACCGACGAACGGACGGCCGTCGAAGCCGACGCACTCTACCTGTTTACGGGCCGACGGCCCGCCCTCGAGGGACTCGGTCTCGACGAGACCAGACTCGATCCGCCCGCGGACGACGACGCACCGTGGGTCGGATCGACGTTACAAGCGCCGAACGACGAACGCGTGTTCGTGGTGGGCGACGCGAACGGGCGCGAGCCGATTCTCCACGTGGCAAAAGAACAGGGGTTCGCCGCCGCGCGCAACGTCCTCGCACACGCGAACGGTACGGACCTAGAGCGCTACGTCAACGTCCCCCACCACGTCATCTTCTCGGGACTCGGCGCCCATCCGTTCGCCCGCATCGGTCACACGCCGGCGACGGTCGCGAAGACGGAGATGGCTGCGATCGTGGTCACCCGCGAAGCCGCCGCGGACGGTGTATTCAAGACGAAAAATCACCCGGAGGGGCTGGCGACGCTGGTCGTCAACGCCGACGACGGGAGCGTCCTCGGCTACCAGGGGTTGCACCTCCACGCCGACGTGATGGCCAAGACGATGCAACTCGCAGTCGAACTGAAACTCGACGTGCGCACCCTGCCTGACCGGGCCTACCACCCGACGACGCCCGAAATCCTCGACGGGTTGATTCGCGACGCGACCGCCGAGCTCGCCCGACGAGAGGGCGACGTCGACCACGACGCGGAGTCAGCCGAAGGGACGCCGTGAGTCGGGCCCGGTAATGGTCGTCGAGGCTACCCACGAACGTTTTTGTCCGGTTCGAACCGAGTGGATCGTATGAAATCGACCGTTCGCGAAGCCAACCCGGAGGACGCCGGCGCCGTCCGGGACGTCGCTCGCGAGAGCTGGCACGCCGCCTACGACGACCTGATCGGCGCCGAGTCGGTCGACCGGACGATCGATCGATGGTACGCGGTGGATTCGCTCGCCGAATCGATCGCGGGCGCTGCAGAACGCGACGATGCGACGTTTCTCGTCAGCGAACGGACGGTCTCGACGAACGGAGACCGCGTCGTCGGGTTCGCGAACGCCGGTCCGCACCCCGAGCTGGAGGCGACGGCGAAGCTGTCTCGCATCTACGCGAGACCGTCGGTCTGGGGTGAGGGAGTCGGTCGTCGACTGCTCGACCGGCTGGAAGCGGATCTCACCGAGCACTTCGACCGGCTCTGGCTGGAAGTCGTCGCCGGAAACGAGGTCGGCATCTCGTTCTACGAGTCGACCGGCTTCGACCGAATCGGCGAACAAGAGAGCGTCCTCGGCGACGACGTGGTGGAGTATCTGTACGAGAAGGCGTTGGAGTGACGGTTCACGGTTTCCGAGGACGTCGCTCGCTACGCTCTGTTCACGGCTTCGCCGTTCACGTTGTCCGAGGTCTCACTACGTTCGACCTCGCTCTCGCTAA
This region includes:
- a CDS encoding dihydrolipoyl dehydrogenase family protein produces the protein MTHIAIVGAYGSAGVAVADELVERAPDAIRLTLIDDGDPGGGLCILRGCMPSKDVLSAAQHRYQVRHDDRLSGAPAVDSERVVARKDEHVAGFATHRRTHVHELAERENVTFHRATARFVGDRELRIDPTDPSTPEETIEPDYVVIATGSTVAVPDLPGIEDVPFDTSADVLDATEFPDSGIVMGFGYVGLELAPYLAETGVDLTVIEHDDRPLDEFPAAYGETLLDLYRDDFGIDVLTNAVERRLERTDDGGVRLVVDRTDERTAVEADALYLFTGRRPALEGLGLDETRLDPPADDDAPWVGSTLQAPNDERVFVVGDANGREPILHVAKEQGFAAARNVLAHANGTDLERYVNVPHHVIFSGLGAHPFARIGHTPATVAKTEMAAIVVTREAAADGVFKTKNHPEGLATLVVNADDGSVLGYQGLHLHADVMAKTMQLAVELKLDVRTLPDRAYHPTTPEILDGLIRDATAELARREGDVDHDAESAEGTP
- the kdgK1 gene encoding bifunctional 2-dehydro-3-deoxygluconokinase/2-dehydro-3-deoxygalactonokinase; the protein is MSDLVAFGETMLRLSPPGHQRLESASSLELHVGGSESNVAVAADRLGAVATWMSKLPRNPLGRRIVGELHQCGIETDVAWSRTGRVGTYYVETAGEPRGSNVVYDRDSSAITTATPEELNLDRIRDARLFFTSGITPALSPTLRETTMKLLQTARSAGTTTALDLNYREKLWSPKEAQDVLTNLFPGIDVLIIAARDAKAVLGFEGDHRQLAHKLGSQFDFTTVVVTRGSQGALAWHDSVVHDQDAFETETTEPIGAGDAFSGAFLARRLAGDDVQRALEYAAATAALKRTIPGDVARVTMEEVERVVAENGTGGITR
- a CDS encoding GNAT family N-acetyltransferase: MKSTVREANPEDAGAVRDVARESWHAAYDDLIGAESVDRTIDRWYAVDSLAESIAGAAERDDATFLVSERTVSTNGDRVVGFANAGPHPELEATAKLSRIYARPSVWGEGVGRRLLDRLEADLTEHFDRLWLEVVAGNEVGISFYESTGFDRIGEQESVLGDDVVEYLYEKALE
- a CDS encoding PAS domain S-box protein, encoding MQSPYRVLHVDDDHSILDLTANYLERDADRFEVVSATSVADAIDALETEPQAIDCIVSDYELAATDGLSFLRSVRDRGLEHPFVLFSSEHPRAVSIDARHWHRLEFVRKGDVDQLSHLADRIAALADRTRTGRSMDRPLRKLVDQSNDVLWMFDADWEEVRFVNAAVEPIFGIDADALRAEPRLFLSAIHPDDREQTKRAMKRLSAGESVSIEYRVNEADGFSRWVWVNAEPVIDVTGSVEAIVGFSRDITERKRRERALAALNAVAVDLDSLESTEAICERAIEASEQLLNFDLSIIDLEADGYLHKAALSEEIHEAEVTTMSIDEGIAGKTYRTGESMVIDDVEDYPEADPQGPFRSAISIPIGDHGVFQAVDEESNAFTETDLELGELLASHTASALSRIEREGRLHRQNERLDELSRILSHDLRNPLNVVRGSLDLIDEECSSSHLHDAIAATDRMATIIDDTRTLAADGELIDERRFLSLEAVATDCWRTVPTESARLTVAADAHVRADGDRLAHVFENLFRNAVEHGSTSPHSQVREDAVEHGSTGSDDSHERSVTIRVGTFEDGFYVEDDGVGIPDETAESIMEMGVSGNGGTGYGLAIVDRIAEAHGWSVRVTEGSAGGARFEFSDVELVDRSTAV